From the Salmo salar unplaced genomic scaffold, Ssal_v3.1, whole genome shotgun sequence genome, the window CTCCATatgacaaatggcaccctattccctatttagtacactacttttgaccagatccttataggccctgatcaaaagtagttcactacatagggaatagggtgctatctgGGAAGCAGGCATGGTGTTGATTTTCCACAGGAAGTTGACTGTCCAGACAGACTCACACACCAAATTCCTATCTATTCCTGATTCGTGTAAAATACATGCATATTCTACAcagtgatgatgaggatgatttcCTTATTTTGCCATTTGAGTTAGTCAACCTCAGAGGAGAAGTAGAGTGTTTGTTTCTCAATCCCAGGCTTGGCAGGGACCTCCGATGTTGATGCTGGGCGGGAGCAAAAATGGGCTCCCGATTGAAAGactctggtctactttagaggtcTAGCACTGTATTTCTGTTCAGGCGTACCACTGGTCTACTATAGGACATTGATTATATATCTATTCAGGCGTACCACTGGACTTTGCTTGagactgtgtttgtgtttctattcAGGCGTACCACGGCCACCACCATGCTATGGAGGTTCTGGTTCAGTCTCTGCTGGATCTAGACGTGAGGGACAGCCAGGGGCGCACCCTCTGGACCTGTCTGCCTTAAAAAGCCATGTGGACTGTGTTGACGTCCTCATCAACCAGGGAGCCTCCATCCTGGTTAAGGACTTCACCCTGAAGAGGACCCCCATCCACGCTGCAGGTACACATAGAATATCACATAGAGCTTCTGTAATTAAAAAGTTTTCCTGACCAAGATGGCCATTTGTTTGGTCATGTTGCTAGGACGACAATGTCCACTCTAGGGATGTTACATGGTATAGTGTGAAAATACACactagacactgatctaaggtcatttTTTTGTCATGTTCTCCACTAATGATTGAGGATCTAgggagggtaagctgatcctacaTCAGTGCACAGGGGAGACTTCTATCCAGAGCCAGGTACACAGCTAGCAGGTGACAGGCTTCGATGGCCTCAGCCCCAAAATTCTTTATTATCTGCTGTGTTAACATCATGAGGATGTCATCTAGCAACACCACTGTTCTAGAAATCTGTCTGTTCATGTGAAGGTTATAGTCGTCCAGCAATCTGCTCATATCCTCTCTGTTTATCCTCCTCTAGCTACCAACGGTCAATCATCTGACATTCTTATATCCTCTCTGTTTATCCTCCTCTAGCTACCAACGGTCAATCATCTGACATTCTTATATCCTCTCTGTTTATCCTCCTCTAGCTACCAACGGTCAATCATCTGACATTCTTATATCCTCTCTGTTTATCCTCCTCTAGCTACCAACGGTCAATCATCTGACATTCTTATATCCTCTCTGTTTATCCTCCTCTAGCTACCAACGGTCAATCATCTGACATTCTTATATCCTCTCTGTTTGTCCTCCTCTAGCTACCAACGGTCATTCAGAGTGTTTGCGTTTGCTGATTGGAAATGCTGACCTCCAGAGTGCAGTGGACTTTCAAGACGGGAATAGACAGTAAGTCACTTGGGTTTTGGATACAATTCCTGAAATAAAGAGATTTTGACAttggggctgcatcccaaatggcaacctataccCTACTtcgtgcactactttaaaccaaagccctatgggctcaggtcaaaagtagtgtacgatatagggaatagggttgccatttgggactcaaccctGGTTATTACCAGTTTTTTGTCTTTTCCACCCTTGTCTGTCAGACGTGGTCAAGTGTAAATATGACTTCTTACATGAGCCTGACAGTGCATCTCACGAAAGACTGAACACTATCTCAGGCTAACATAGTTTGGAAAGCAATTGGCTATTGCTTCAAAGAGAAGACAATGAAAAGACTAATCTGTCTTTTAGTTATCAAAATTCTCAACTTAATTGAGCGAACAGTATTTTTGGCATTGGCTATATCCCCGGTGAGTGTGCATATTCACTTTCTTTATCCCTGGGTCAGTGCCACTTGAAAGTCATATTGAAAAAGATTCTGCTAATCTCTATagtcatataaagtgtagtagaattgcacgataaaacatattttaaaaaGGCCAATTTTTTTTCCTGTAAAGAGAAACATATCTGatatagcctagcctagccttacTCCATCACGCGCTGCATTGAACAGCCGTTTTTTTTGCGAACGGTgattgagttatattattagcctaaatAATGACTATCCAATTTACTAATCACATTAGCAATAGTTAGCTATCTTACATAAGTCTGTAAATGTGATGATGCATAGAAtgctttatatattttttatggtgaaaattagctTCCCCTTAACTTGAGACTCGCATGCCTATGAGCAAGACAGTTAGGCCTAAACACTCTGTTTTCCTTTGCTAATGTTtcccccgtccgtccgtccgtccgtcggcTGTCAGTTATGTCGATGACTGTGTACATACGGCACGCCAATCACCAACACCGGAAGTcccatgaccgtcacagccctagttGTATGCTTGAGTTTGTTCAAGAGAGGCTTTGATGCCAGATTTTTGCAGATTTTGCTTTAGTTTTCCTCAGCCTGtgttttgtttctctctccttttcctgttAGATGGTGAGGCTGCTTCTCTCCAGAGGAGCCAACATTAATGCTTTTGACAAGAAGGACCGCCGAGCAATCCACTGGGCTGCTTACATGGGTAATGAGTTGACCACATCATTTACATTCTGACTAATGTCCTTATCCCAGTGAGTGAATGAATTGGCTGTGTGTTACCCTCACAGCTCAGCTGTATGGTCTACCTCTAGTGTGTTATTATGTCAGAATGATGGACTAAGTATGTTGATAAGATGTAGGTTTTCAATTGTACTAACACGATGTAGGTATTGCTAATGGTGCTGTGTACCACTGTaaactaacctctctccctctatatctcaGCCTATCTctttgcatgtctctctctctctccatctctgtttctcactctgtctctcttcccctcccccataGTGCACATTGAGGAGGTGAAACTGCTGGCCTCTCATGGATCAGAGGTGTCCTGTAAAGACAAGAAGGCCTACACCCCTCTCCACTCTGCAGCCTTCAGCGGCATGATCAGCACGGTCAAGCAACTCCTGGACCTTGGGGTGGATGTGAATCAATGCATACATACACCTCCCCGCATTCAACTGTGTAGTCCCTGTTCAATTACAACGCCACGAAAAGACAGAGCTCTAGTGTGTTGGAGAATGATTTCCTTTCAAGTAATGAAGATATGGAGGTTGGGCCAGGGGTTTGGGACCAGGGGTTGGGACCAGTGTGTTGTGGCCAGGGATTTTTCATAAGAAAGTAATGAAGAGAGGTTGGGCCAGTGCGTTGGGGCCAGGGGGTTTTCATAACCAagtaatgaagagatggagattggATCCAGAGGGTTGGAGACAGGAggttggagccagtgggttgggACCCAGTGTGTCGGGACCCAGtgtgtcaagtttgctgacgacacgaaggCGAtgagaggtcagagacttggcattgtggtgccaggacaacctctccctcaatgccagtaagaccaaggagctgatcgtggactacaggagcaagaggggagagcacgtccccatccacatcaacagggctgtttcTTGGCGACCTAACATGgcccacacacacctgcacagtcgtgaagagggcgcgccaggaggctgaaatatttggcatgggcacTCGCATCCTCAAAAAGTTAAAGGGTCTTGCTCTGACCCTACGCACAATCACTAGACTGTATACAAAGcatatgcacactcacacacactacattcacactcccacacacacacacacacacacacaaaccgacacaacccaaacacacatgcatacacattacacactctcacaaacacacacatcatttgcagctgctgctctgttctttattttgctattattattatatatcctgatgcctagtcactttaccctgccttcttgtacatatctacctcaaatacctcgtacccctgcacactgatctggaactggtactccttgtatatagctttaTTCTTGGGTATTTTATTCCTCGCGttacaatatatacagtaccagtcaaaagtgtatttttttttacaattttctacattgtagaacatcaaaaatatgaaataacacataaggaatcctgtagtaacccaaaaaagtgttaaacaaatcaaaatatatttgagatttgagattcttcaaagtagctaccctttgccttgatgacagctttgcacactcttggcattcactcaaccagcttcatgaggtactcacctggaatgcatttcatttaacaggtgtgccttgttcaaagttaatttgtggaatttatttccttcttagtgcgtttgagccaatcacttgttttgtgacaaggtaggggtggtatacagaagatagccctatttggtaaaataccaagtccatatttttttacattttacattttagtcatttagcagacactcttatccagagcgacttacagtagtgaatgcatacatttcatacaatttcatacattgttttttttcctgtgctggcccccccgtgggaatcgaaccctcaaccctggtgttgcaaacaccatgctctaccaactgagctacagggaaggcatatcatggcaagaactttgaatgtttcttcaagtgcagttgcaaaatccatcaagcgctatgtctctcatgaggaccgccacaggaaaggaagacccagagttacctctgctgtaaagttcaagtaacagacacatctcaacatcaactgttcagaggagactacgtgaatcaggccttcatggtcaaattgctgcaaagaagccactactaaagaacaccaataagaagaagagacttgcttgggccaagaaacaccagcaatggacattagaccggtggaaatctgtccttttggaaaagcaatccaggtgaagctggttgagagaatgccaagagtgtgcaaagggtggctacattgaagagtctatataaatataaaattgattttgatatgttcaacacttttttggttactacatgattccatatgtcttatttcatagttttgagttcttcactattattttacaatgtagaaaatagtcaaaataaagaaaaacctttgaatgagtaggtgtgtccaaacttttgattggtactgtatatatatattatatactgctcaaaaaaataaagggaacacttaaacaacacatcctagatctgaatgaaagaaataatcttattaaatactttttctttacatagttgaatgtgctgacaacaaaatcacacaaaaataatcaatggaaatccaatttatcaacccatggaggtctggatttggagtcacactcaaaattaaagtggaaaaccacactacaggctgatccaactttgatgtaatgtccttaaaacaagtcaaaatgaggctcagtagtgtgtgtggcctccacgtgcctgtatgacctccctacaacgcctgggcatgctcctgatgaggtggcggatggtctcctgagggatctcctcccagacctggactaaagcatccgccaactcctggacagtctgtggtgcaacgtggcattggtggatggagcgagacatgatgtcccagatgtgctcaattggattcaggtctggggaacgggtgggccagcccatagcatcaatgccttcctcttgcaggaactgctgacacactccagccacatgaggtctagcattgtcttgcattaggaggaacccagggccaaccgcaccagcatatggtctcacaaggggtctgaggatctcatctcggtacctaatggcagtcaggctacctctggcgagcacatggagggctgtgcggcccccaaagaaatgccaccccacaccatgactgacccaccaccaaaccggtcatgctggaggatgttgcaggcagcggaacgttctccacggcgtcagcagactctgtcacgtctgtcacgtgctcagtgtgaacctgctttcatctgtaaagagcacagggcgccagtggcgaatttgccaatctttttgttctctggcaaatgccaaacgtcctgcacggtgttgggctgtaagcacaacccccacctgtggacgtcgggccctcaaaccaccctcatggagtctgtttctgaccatttgagcagacacatgcacatttgtggcctgctggaggtcattttgcagggctctggcagtgcttctcctgctcctccttgcacaaaggcggaggtagcggtcctgctgctgggttgttgccctcctacggcctcctccacgtctcctgatgtactggcctgtctcctggtagcgcctccatagtctggacactacgctgacagacacagcaaaccttcttgccacagctcacattgatgtgccatcctggatgagctgcactacctgagccacttgtgtgggttgtagactccgtctcatgctaccactagagtgaaagcaccgccagcattcaaaagtgaccaaaacatcagccaggaagcctaggaactgagaagtggtctgtggtccccatctgcagaaccactcctttattggg encodes:
- the LOC106598277 gene encoding serine/threonine-protein phosphatase 6 regulatory ankyrin repeat subunit A-like encodes the protein MVRLLLSRGANINAFDKKDRRAIHWAAYMVHIEEVKLLASHGSEVSCKDKKAYTPLHSAAFSGMISTVKQLLDLGVDVNQCIHTPPRIQLCSPCSITTPRKDRALVCWRMISFQVMKIWRLGQGFGTRGWDQCVVARDFS